Within Wyeomyia smithii strain HCP4-BCI-WySm-NY-G18 chromosome 2, ASM2978416v1, whole genome shotgun sequence, the genomic segment CTTTCAACGGCCAGCTTGCCACGGTGTCTGGCTGGGGTGCCCTCTGGCACAATGCACCGGAGATCTTGCCGATGAACGACCTGCGACGGACTAGCCTACCGGTGATCACCAACCTTGCGTGCAACCTGCGATTCCCGGCAGCCATCTCGGACAGCCAGCTATGTGTCGAGGCAGAAAGCGGTTCACCTTGTTCCGGTGATCAGGGCGGTCCACTGACAGTGGCCGATCCCGACGGAAACAGCACTCTGATTGGAGTGTTCTCGTATGTTTCAATTTTCGGGTGCAATTCGGGCTGGCCGGCTGTGTTCACCAGGGTAACGCCCTACCTGCAGTGGATTGAAATGTATTCGAATGCTGTAATTTCGGATGATTTCGAGTTTTGAACGAAATAGAAATGAGTGCTCAAAtctagtttgttttttttttttctttattagacTTTCAAATTCACTCTCGATAAAATCTGTGATTAGCTCTTCGATAtgagaaatacaaaaaaaaataatcaaaactacCTCACAAATTAGTTCTGATAACTCTAGTGCTTGAATACGAAAACCAAGTCAAGGCAATACCACATGCGAGATTTTCCCTAGAGACCAGAAGCATATTATGTATTGTTTTAGCTGCAGCAAACGCGAAACTGGCATTTTCCGAACTCTTGGGACAGAAGAATCAAAATAAACAGCGCAACTGATAAGTATATACATTTGACAGTAGATAAGAGAACCCAACAACAGCTTACGAATTATGCCCACTAACGTCATTGCAAATTGACTGTTATCAACATTTTAGGGACAAAAGTCCGTTGAATGTAATCAGAACAAAACGAccttaatgaaaataatttttctccAGGTTTACCAACAATTGGCAAATTgttgaaattataaaaatttctgaaatgacaaaaacataaaaattctagaattcttgaaaaattctcaaaataTCACCCTGATTTTGCATTCGGTTTTTAGCAATTGCTCTcaattttaaaacttaaaatCAATACTTTAAATTACAAGCCAAAAGTCGTGAAATCCATTAAGTCCAAGTCAAgcggtgaagtctcagaagtaaactgGTAACGATCGTGATAAAAAACAGACCTTCGCATTCCACCAATGATTACAATTTCAAAGCCAATATTTCTCATAAGAAGTCCTTCTACGTGAATTTTAAATATGGTGGGCATTTTACATCCTTAGTTGTTTGATGATACTGGTTGATATTTAAAAGAATTTTGAAATAGGAGCAGTCTTGCATatcaaatactacaaggtatacagccctagggttgtgtgaaatggtgacgtgggactaaacactgtaattgcaATGATTACAGACACAacaaattcgtttgttcagtgatttacgtattttgattcattttttcagaaatatatttgaTAACACTTTATACACTTagtgatgttgtgcctgtagtgttttttgtgcaaacaacatttaacaattacaacgaagttaaagttttaaaagattcatttttgatttttgcttcacaagtttgttttATTTGGCAACATTTACATTCattgtattacgaagacagctaagataagtatattattttattcgtaaagttataaaaaaaatctaacaacatTGAAAAGTAAAGAAAAGATTCTGAACAGATCTTAgtaaaaaaatcgacaaaaaattcacaagcactcGCCGGCTCTCATAACTCATAACTGTTGCAAAATTGTTCAACTCTTGTTGAGTATTTTATGGtttttacttacttactttacttttaaagcgacggaccgattatcgatccagtgccgaatccagaatacgtcgccatgtccctcggtcttgggctgctatcctccaatcgcccctaacacctatttcgcgagcatcctcgtcgacagcacacatccaacgagtgcggggtctaccccgaagtcgacgacctctatcgggattcctgctaaatatagccttcgcttgacgctcatccggcatacTCGCTGcctgcccagcccactgaagcctgccgtgttttatccgcttgactatatccgccgatttgtatgcctggtacacttcatggttcatgcgtctgcgccaaacaccattttctagtttgccgccaaggattgaacgcaaaaccctacgctcaaaaacaccaagagctcgccgaacagcctctttcagcgtccatgattcatggccgtagagagccaccggaagaatcagtgttttatagagtgcaagtttagtacggatttgcagactgcaggaccttagctggttacgtaatccgtaaaaggaactgtttgcggctgctatccgcctctttatctcacggctaacctcgtatGTTGACGATCTCTTCCTGGCTGTCCCGAAGGATGCAGTACCTACCGTTTTACACGTGTTCAACAAACAGGAATCGAGGATACAATTCACGGTTGAGGTTGAGCAGGACGGAAAGCTCCCTTACCTAGACATGGTTGTTATCAGGAATATAAACCAGCATCTCACGACAGAATGGTACATAAAACCAATTGCTTCGGGAAGGATGCTGAACTACCACTCATGTCACAAAATGCGACAAAAAGTCAATGTAGCGAAAAACTTCATTCATCGGGTCATGTTTTCATCACGCAATAGCAGCATACAACATCAAAAAACCACAATACACCAGCATCTGCGAAACAACAACTTCCCAAAAACACTGATAAACAGGCTCATCCAAGAGCAAATCTCGACGATAAATAGGAGATGGGGATCTAACATTGATCCAACGCCAGCACATATTCCATCCAGGTCATCACCACTTCCAGCACCGCCTCCGTCACCGACAAACCCACAAAGCAGCACCCTAAAATCAACACCATCTTCGGTTCCGCGAAATTCACCAAACAGCAACCAACAAGAACCACTAAGATCCCCGCCAACAACAAATCCACCTACCCAATCCGACCAAGGCCAAGAAGAAGACACCGAAAACACCATCCACCCAGGAGCACTCGAACAACATACTCAAGAACAACTTCGAGATTGTCCCAGCGTCACGCAGCAGGTAAAATTATATCGGTCTGTTCCTTACGTTCTGATGCTGACAGAAAGACTAGCAAAAATGCTTACACATGACTATCCACAATACCACATAGCATGCAGACAAACAAACACAGTTGACCAATTTCTCTCGAGAGTAAAAGACCCACTCGATAAATCAGACTGTCACAGCGTTGTTTACAAAATACCATGTAGCAACTGCAATAGCTGCTACATTGGTATGACATCAAACAAACTCAACACAAGACTATTGCACCACAAATCCAACATGAAACGTGTAGATGAGATCATGGATGGTACccacacaacaacaacaatagaaGAGATGAGAGAGAAAACTGCACTCACACAACATTGCGTTGACTTCAAACACAAATTCAACCTAGACAACACCACAATTGTAGATCGTAGTAGAACAGTTAACACACTCCCGTTCTTAGTGATGTGTCACATATACACCACACAACACGTAGTAAATAAGAGAACGGACATCGCTTGTCTAAACACAGCATATGCCTCCCTTCTAGCTCAGATGTCAAACTATAGTCCGTCTCTCTCTAAAAATAGGTCAAACAGCAATAGCCAAGATATTAATTCCCAATAGCCAAAAGTGAACGTAGCCAGTTAGAACAACCACAGATTTTTAAATAGCAAAACAGAATAGCAGTAagaaatatttaatttaaaaccaCAAATAACAGACTAAACCACATAATTTCTCATAGTTAGCCAAATTATCAATGTCACCACCACACAACTGCACCAAACACATAGTTATAAGCTTCAAAAAGCCATAGGACGAGGAACCTTAGCATTTGTAAGTAGACAATGTTtgtataaaaaaagaaaattgttaaaatccAACTTATTTAAGCAAAATATAGTTTCCCTGATGAAGACACCAACCGGTGTTGAAACGTTGGACAGAATCAAATAAGTGTTTCcaaattaaaagaccgcttagcCGAAATCCCCCGATATCAATATTACGGTCGATTCCCAAATTATATTATACTCGTTGTCaaatgtcactaatgttcccaggtaaataaatttgcccatctagcaccaccgcagcaccaacctccgacggattaccacgcactctgccagccaccatgtatttcgttttggcagagtttataacgaggtccgaaggcctcttccactgctctacgattaataccaataatgtcgatatcatccgtcaaacctagaagcatgtgcgactttgtaatgatggtgccgcttctctgcacaccagccctccgaatagcaccttccaatgcgatgttgaacaataagttcgacagcccttcaccctgcttcaaaccatctaacgtcacgaaagagtccgatttctcaccggctatcctgacgcttgatatAGAACCAcgagggtggcacgtatcagcctaatcagctttgttgggaagccatgttcgagcataatctgccataactcatttctcttaactgaatcgtacgctgctctgaagtctatgaacagatggtgcgtctgcaagttgaattctcgaaatttatcgaggatttgtcgcaaggtaaacatttggtccgtcgtggagcgtccccctcgaaaactgcattggtactcgccaacaaaggtctcctgcaacggcctcagtctgtggaacagaatacgggagagaattttgtacacagtattgagaagagttatgccccgctaattgctacagtccaggcgatgaccttttttgtagatcgggcatataagaccctccaaccagtccgagggcaattcttcatcagaccacactcttagCATGATtggatggatggcacgatacagctgttcgctcccgactttgaagatttcggcgggaatgccgtccttcgcggctgccttgcagtttctcagctcttttactgctttcttcacctcgtccatggatggtggatccacagcttgaccataattctcaatagtcatcctgctcctttcgactccctcaccgttcaacagcacactgaagtgttccttccaatgcctggccacctctgttttatcggttatcaggttcccctccctatcgttgcacatgacaggggcttacacgtttcgattcctggttccgttgaccttcttgtagaagctcctcacatcgtgcctggagaagcaaccttccgcctccgcaagaagacgctcccaatgctgtcgtttctcccggcgatggagtctcttttcagcggctctagcatctcgatatctacccacactctgacgagtcacagcagtggccaacatgtgacccctggcgcggttcttctcctccgtcactcgctggcactcagcgtcaaaccactcattggacgcagctgccgcagttgtacccaacacttctcgcgctgtagtgctgatcgaactgtgaatgtgtctccactgttcattcaggttcccttcaactcttattttatggtttttatggtaatcatattcatgagatacactttcaatcaccatcagtagcagcattgcagttttgattgcgcgcgaatagaagtcgtgcccgctgcaatgatagacgacgagaaactagcggctctctgctccacatatactctacggtactgttgcttttaccagcatatttgctttcaagacatcagtttctattacgctctaacagcaggtttagaaattgttcaagaaaaggggttgcttcaaacttttcgaaaaacctttaccttcgagacatcaaattagtctaggttcatggaagtaaacaaaaaatgatctattgggacggggagactctgtcaatttttttttggatattaatacaaagaatatcacagggaatggttggtgtctatccatgtcgtctgtgctaggaatgttcgcatgtgattggttaaTTGTACGCGTAAAATTGTCCTTGGCACTTTTTgtcgatttttaccgctttacaatgaaaaaacaatgataactagcgtattacaaaattgttcaatattttatctatccaaaaacatattggttattgttatccatcatgtggttatgctgttattatcgtttgatcatttgccagtttcatttccagttttacagaatgcataccagtatagaaaacaaagacgtagtcccacgtcaaaagagtCCGATCATTACACAAAAGTTATCTCCATGACCCGAAAGACAACttaaaaatttcataaataattgaaataaatagTAGTAAAATCTTTATATATTAGATTATGACTACATTCGTCAGTCGACCTCGTTTAGCACTGTAAAAACTAAACCACAAAAAATAGATTGGCAGTTTTCAGTGCACTTTGAACCGTACCGTTGGTAATCCTGAATGTGGAAATTTTCTGCAGAAGtttactaaaataaaaatacattcaACTTCAACTTTTCTAATCTGTTTTTATGTTCAACCGCCGACAATTATAACAACATTAAATACTCTTTTCCGTTCTGTATGTTCTAACGGTTGATTCGCCGTTACTCCCACCTTTTACGAGAAATCGGAATTCTGCACGATCCAATCGCGGAAGAACGTCACGCGAACATACACCGACGGCATACCAATCGAGCAGCCACCGGCCGATCCGAACGAAACAATACCAACCTGCAGAGAGCCACCATCTTGAACGGTCAACGGACCACCGGAATCTCCGTTGCATGCCGAGCGACCACCTTCGCCGGACATACAAATGTTCTGCGCCTGGATGATGTTACCGTTGTTGCCCCAGCTTGACAGACAATCGGCCTCGGTCATGATTGGGTTGCTCGTGAACATAACCACAGCAGATGTAGCCTGGCTCGCATCGGAGGTACGTCCAAATCCGGAAACCGTTCCGGTCATTCCCGAAAACAAACGACCGTCACCTGCAGCGGGAATACGCGTTGGCTGGACACGATCGTTGAAAGTGATGGCACTGTTCAACTGTACAACGGCAATATCGTTTCTGATGTTGGTTGGAGTGTATCCTGCGTGGATTCTGATACCTGCTGCACTGAAAGCGATTCGCTGCTGCGTATCCTCAGCATTATTACGGTTGTGAGCTCCCATAATGGCAGTTCCTCCTTGAGCATTCTGGACACAATGGGCGGCAGTCAGGATGAAGTTGTTGGTCAGAACGGATCCTCCGCACAAACCGGTACCACCGGCGAAGGTACTTAGCAGCGCGATTTGATACGGAAACTGGCCAGCAGTGGCTTCCTGTCCATTGGTGATCCTACGGGTTGGTGTCAATTTACGTAGAAACTGCCATTCCTGCGGAATGCGAGCCCAGTAGTGGTCGAATTCCTCGATCGGCTTAACCTGGGACCAATCGATTTCGATCCATTCCGCACTAACGACAGCCAAAGCTGCAAACACCAACAGGACAGTCTTCATTTTGCGTGAAGAAAATAATTACAAATCTACACCTGTTATTAGTCGCTTTTATACGATTGCCCTGTTCCGCTATCTTTATTGGCGATTATCGTGAGAAATTTCGTTTTGCTAGATTCGGGCCGGGAAAATTGAAACCCCATCAGGGGGGATTAACAACTGATACGATTGTCAAAGTGCGTGTATTTTCCGCGATTATCTGCGGTGACTTGAAGCTGAGTTCAATTTCTGCCCACTTGAATCGTTTCGTTGATATCATTCCTTGGATGAACTTGCAAATTGTTAATAAAGCTTAGGGTCAAACCAAGCtgtgatagtttttttttttttgcttgggtcaaatttcaattttctgaCCTTCTAGcccttttttgtattttgagaTTAGCAACCATTTtagaacttaatttgggatcatttaatcattatctttttcaatttttgaggaGTTTTTCAGCAATTTCGGTCTTGAATAAGTATTTAGCAATTATAATACCAAAAACAAAGGTTATGCAGCaaataaactaaaactaaactaaGTAGATTTGACAGctttttgaaatctttcatcatTACATGTACGAACACGACGATACTCTGATTAgtaatcatttttttcttgtagttatttttaattttaaattcgaaatggtatttggtcatagtGAGAAATCATAGGTGAGAAATCATAGCACTACTATTTATGTCAGAAATCCAAAATTGCACTATAAATAATGTGGTTTCGTATCATCCAACATTTTTTGGCTTGCGgaagaaattttcaataattataAGTTATCTGCGATAAGCCAGGTTTTGGCAATGGTATGTTATTAATGAAAGATACTTGTCTTTCTcccttcgaaaaatatgtaactGAATAAGTTCAATGAGGAAGTTAGATAAACTCGTCTTTATTCTTCACTAACATCGagtttaaataatcaaattatgttattttggttacaattttttcatttggcgtcgtacacaaattacgtaacgcatgagggGGGAGAGAGgggttaagtctgcgttacttattgttacatggGGGAAGGGCGGGTAAttgagaccgttacgtaactgtgatgttttgGAGGGGGGCAGGTCTGTCCAGcgctacgtaattttaggggaggggagtcatatcgaacgttacttctCGCTACATAGGGGAGGGAGGGGGTTcgaaatctagattttcagcgttatgtaatttgtgtacgacgcctttctTAATCGGCCACTAGGGGCTCCTATTTTGGCCAGTGACAAAGTGACATAGGCtcccatttcaatacaaaagtgattagaaattcattcgttattgggccgtactgaaaaactgatcacttggatctacgtcacattgtcatctcacggcagtatagtAAGTCGTGCTGGATGctggtaacaaaatttgttatagaAATGGACTAACTTAAACAAAGTTATGCTCTATAAAAAACAGCTCGCAAATTACCAAAGCATTAGACTGTACAGTAAACTGGGGAGAGTATAATTAGTTCCATTATAAGAAGTGGAATACGCATATTTGTTTGCTAcagtttataataattttgtcgaAAAACATCAGCAGTTTCAATAGGAGACTTCGAAGTAGGAGTAATTTAAGATACTTCTTCacaattattaattttatttaaataattttattgtaTCGTGGCCAAAACaggtgctatggccaaaaccggtgcttctatCCTATACAGCTTTTCACGCACCATagtggcggacgctataatgcaaagttcgtaataaattacccacccttttgacaactctgcttacgtcagtttgaagttttcatacaatttatcaaaagaaaaatatatctggcaacatttgtgttgccaattttttagaaaacccaaatctgacgtaagcagagaggttcgcatataacgaccgccattatggtgcgtataAAGTTGGATATGTTTCCAATgaactagaattcattccgagttcattggtacacaaaggttgaaaatctgtcgaaaagccatcgagatatgaattaattaagtatgggtgttgtttTTGGCATTTTTATCTCTTGTTGGGTACAATTTCCCTTGGGCACTTTAGCAGAAcgcaatgaaactttgtgggtgtcTTGGTCTTACtaaacgaagcaactttgcaaacttttttttaaatttaactgGTATTTAAACCACTCTCTCATAAATCAAAatatctaaataatgacgaGAGATAGAGAATGATTGTCAATGAATTTCTAAAAAATTATCAgaacttttatttaaaaatattaaaacattgAATTTCAGATCCTATAGAGCAAGAtggcgccaaatgacctatggtcgaatatcgaccatttttgatttgaatgaaactttgcacacgtatttagcttagcaaactgagc encodes:
- the LOC129723930 gene encoding brachyurin-like — encoded protein: MKTVLLVFAALAVVSAEWIEIDWSQVKPIEEFDHYWARIPQEWQFLRKLTPTRRITNGQEATAGQFPYQIALLSTFAGGTGLCGGSVLTNNFILTAAHCVQNAQGGTAIMGAHNRNNAEDTQQRIAFSAAGIRIHAGYTPTNIRNDIAVVQLNSAITFNDRVQPTRIPAAGDGRLFSGMTGTVSGFGRTSDASQATSAVVMFTSNPIMTEADCLSSWGNNGNIIQAQNICMSGEGGRSACNGDSGGPLTVQDGGSLQVGIVSFGSAGGCSIGMPSVYVRVTFFRDWIVQNSDFS